CCACTTTTTATTTCAGATTATGAAGCAAACTCCTAGTAAAAGCCGAGATTTCAGGTACCTGCAGTTCGCAGTTAGACAGCCCATTAGTACATACTAAGAAAGGAAGAAAACCCAGGACAATCCGATCCAAAGGTACACATATCTTCACCATCGGTCTGTATATCAGTAGTACACTTTAAACTCACCCTTCAAATCCATGCTCTTTCACCAGTGACTTCTCCAGCTCCTGTGGCTTGCTTTGTTTCACCCCCATCCTCTTCCTGGCAATATCTGCAGCGTCAGCTCCGACTGCTGCCTCAATGTCATCTGGGTCCACATCATCAAACCAGATATCCGCCCTGCCATTTAACAAACAGGACAGACCTGCTTGAATGGGAACTCAGCCATAACACATTCAGTAGTGCTAACAAGAAACTTGCAGTCGAAAAATTAGACCGACACATTTTAACAAGACAGAGATTGATGAAAACTTGTGAACATTTATCAAATTCATAGTAAATGGCGGTAGCGCAGCATCTGGTGGCAGTCTCACCTAAACTGGACAAGCATATGAAGCCTCAGTTGTTTTGCAAGCACAAAAAAGTAATATGATTGTACGGGTCTGTGTACTTACTCAGTTGGTTTGTGCTCCACAACCTCCTCGGTCTtcctctttttatttttcagattgtTTCTCTCTGCAGTTATTTGTCCATGTGTCCTCTTCTTGTCTCTACCCTTTTTCTGCTCCCCCGTCTCTCCACCACTCTTCTCAGCGGAGGTGCGAGGCTGTACGGAGTCTGCTTTGGTTTGCTTGCTGGCACGCACCTTTGTGTCCTTCACAATTTGATCTTTCGCTGGCTTTCCTTGAGATTGAATctgctgctttttttctttcttcttggaATTGTGATTCAAAGCAGTGGTTCCATTTTCCTGGGCTGTAGTCGTGGTCGCCTTCTTCTGGTTCAACAACTAAAGAAACATGAACAGGTCAGAAGTTAAAACAGCATGCAGGTAAACGTGCATGTCCTTTCCAACAAGGTTTAGCAGCTCAATGTGGATGCAAACTGGTATTCTTAGAAATCCTAACACCCATTCCTTATGTGTGTCAAAAAGTTAAGATCATGTATAGCTCTCATGATCAGAAACTGGCTGTTAagtatgttacaaaaaaaatcaaatcagttCAACAGGATTACATATTATTGTTACATTTATTATGATGACAATTCAACCTAGTATCCTTGCTACATACAAAGAAAGAACCGCATTGTATAAATTAGCCATTCGATTATTATTGATGTATTCCTACCTCTTGCAGAGCCTTCCAGTTAGCTGAAAACTGCTGAGAAGCCTTTGGTGGTAGCACAGCACCCTTCCTGGCTTCATCTTCTTTCTTTACTGCTACTTTCTCTGCAGTTCTCCagaacttttttttcttatttttcgtTTTCtggttgttgtgttttgttcctTCCACGGGGGTGCTGTCAGGCGCCGTACACCCCACTTCAGACATGATTTATATTACTGTTGCCGCTACCACACAAGCAGCCTTAACGGAGAAGGACTGTAtcagaaaataaacaacacaccGGCTACCGTATCTTGAAAAAAAACTACTCTAAATTAAAAGCACAACCACCTAACATATTTAACAGACTTGCCTGTGGAGTATACCGTTTCTTGCTAGCTAAGTACTGTAAGTAAATACATTGATTTGCTCAGACTCTTAGAAACTTTAAGAAATCAAAACGTATACTTACTAAAAAGTAGTACATATCCCTAGTTTATGCTTACATTAAGCAAAGCGTCATACCTTAGTAATCTGTAAATTCTCAGCTCAGCTTCCACAAGCTAAATCGCCACGTTCGATACACGTATACAGTATCACTGAATTGTAAACCGATAAACCGATCTTTTTCGCCTATGACTTAAATTCTGTGTAGTTTGATCGTTAATCGGCTGGACATGAACTCAAAAGTAACCCGAGCACTTATTTGCAATCCATGTGTATCCAAACCGATCCCCTGTGCACTCCATGCTGCTTCTAGCTATATCGGCGTCACTAACAATGATGCCCTCCGGAAACAAAACCTGTACGCACAGTAAACAGTCCGGCCAAACACAAGCATAAAGGCCCACTCAATTACACTGGTGTCAGCTAAAGTACACCAGCCTTCTTTTCTGTTGTTGTAACTTGTAAGTATTGTTATAAATCTTGAATAACTTAATTTGTTTTACAGAGTACCAGTGCGACACAGACAAACAGTTTGTAATACACGTTTTTGAAGAAGCGTGTTTTTAGAATACACTGTTAAGAACAGAGCTGCTGGGCGCAcgatactgtattttataattgtTGGGCAATGTTTGAAAACTGTACACTGCCTGGAGAAAAGGGATAGTAAATCAGGTTTCTGGTTTGTCCGTGTCGtgtattaattattaaatgcatCTGTTTTAGAAATGTTAAGGCATGTGGGACTACAGTACACAATTCGCAGGACTTGAGGTTGTAAACAAACTCTTCATATGTTAGCAGTATACAGCCTTAATCCAGGAATACACCGCTCTACTTcaattattttatacaaaatatactGGAAATATTAAGCGTGTTACCAcagaaccattttttttatttttgttttgtttcctactACAGAAATCGCTTTGAATGAGTCATTAAACCCTTGAACAATATACTGTGCGTGAAGAATGTATAAATATctcatttattttataatccagTTCATGAGTCAggtagttggttctgtgatctaAGTTTAAACTACTACGACTATACATAATATTCATATTTATTGTACCAGCAGGTGTCGCTCTTGCTTTATGTCACACCGAAGCCCCAGCAGAACTGCTGCAAACTTGCTGGGCAAAACTAGCATTGCAAGATCGTAAATCAGTGGGTGCTGTGTCATGTATGTCTGTTATCACTTCGCTTAATAAGCCATTCACAGTTATTTTTAACAGTGGATAGCTTCGCGAACAAATTGCAGATTGATAAAACTGCACACTGAAACAAGAAAGAATTATGGATTGGTGACCTGTACGAGGTTGCTGTTTCCTCATTGATAACACTACTTATTGATCATGAAACACGCAATATACTTCTTTAAACGACCACCAGCGACCACAAAACCACCCCTTTAACAAAATAGCAAAAGAGCGTTTATGCACGACAGTCGATACCATCTTTTTGTATCCAGTTATAGTGTACAAGTAAACGTCTTCTGTGTCAAAATGCTTTACTAACTTGAAGTCCtctgttttattccaattttaaatgtctttttaaaatacgTTTCACCCACTGCAAAGCACTGAAATTTGCCTATAAGTGCAGCTCCTTTTTTCATTCAAAATCTGTGCCAAGGGACACTGCAGACCTAAGGTAAAATGAATTGCGCGCTCTCGATTCTGGTGCATGGCATTCATGTTCTACACACATCGTGATCGCGTACACTGTTTTCCATGTGTAGGATCATATTCTTCCAAAAAACAAGATGtgcagtttcttttatttttcattttttacatgctTAACCAATCTCCGGTATATTTGACTGCATAATGCATATTAGCACACGCTAAGCAACAGTCAATGTTTTCATCTCGGAATCCTTAAGGTACGATACCAGGCATATGCACCCCTGCTTTTGTTTGCTACTCGATCTGTCTTTCTGATCTCCCGAATTGATGCGCGCTCCCGGACAGCTGTCACTGGTTCTCGCGGGAGCCCGCACAGGCCGTCTGGAGTCTCTGCTGCAGCTTCTGGCCATTTTGTAGAAAGACAGAATGAGGTGAAGGTTTCGACTTTGCACAGGCAGAATAGCGGCTCAAGAAAGCAACGCACGTCTCATTTAACTATTCAAAAACACCTTTGCAAACTGTGGATTATAAAGAGGACATTTCCCTATAACCATGAACTGGGGGACGGAGCTATGGGTaggttaaaacaaaatatataataataatgtattaatcaATTTTAACACACTACTGTGTGTGCACTGCACATTCGGTGGATATTATCTAGCTAGGACTCCCGAGATAACGGTTCCACTATGAGTAAGCATGGCGGGTTCATTTTTGTAAGCATTTAAATGAATGAAAGCATGCTTCTTTTGAATTGAATTATTAAAAGACATTAATTGttactatgtgttttttttattcgtGCAACCTGCTGAAAAGCTGAGGACATTTTAATGTATGCAGTTACACCATTCTCACATTATATACGCGTGTGTTGTGTTTATAAGTATATGGATTATTAGGGGTAGGACATGAAGGCAGCAAGTAATACGAATTAGACGAGATATGAGTCGTATCTGGTGCATAGAAATGTCATCGGAATTATTTGAAAGGAAACCCTTAAAATCGCTTAAATTTGAATTCTCAGAGCGCATATGATGCAGTATGAATATAAATTGATTTAATAAGAAACTCAAACTACCAGCTGTAATTATCCTGGGAAGCCGGGTAACAGAATCATTCATCATATACAATTATTATCGGGGAACACAACAAATAATATATTACGATTTACTTATTTTTGCTATGCCGTACCATTTTGGAAAAGAGTAGCGCAGCCACAAATACTGTACACCGCATTGGATAGGATTTGTTTTTTACTGATtaatctgattttatttattctgtGCAATTAACACGACTTGTTTTGCAGCTggaaattactttattttttattttttataagataATGTTGTAGCGATCTAGTATGTCAGTGTCATTTGCAATCCTTCCATGGACTTAGCATCAAatgtaaattattaaattaaatgactTGTCAGTACCAACGAGACCCCCCGCGTTTGACCATGTTTTCTTTTCAGCGTGTGTAGATTTATTTAGTGTCAGGTTACACAGACGCATCCCATCCCATttgtgattaaaataaataaataaataggaaagACTATTCCGGGAAAAAATCTTGTTCAGGTTGAATTTGTGTGAAATAACAATGAACCAGgaagtgaaaaaataaacaccaaattTGAATGTTAAATAGGTGGAGACTTATCATTTTAAGCACATTATTGAACACAAAAGATAAACCTGCaacattagtatttatttattttattcgtATTTATGAGTTAATGTTGAATAAGGGTTAATGTGAACGAGTGTGAAAACGTGACATGCATTGTAATATGAATTGAATGCGGAATCAGTCCTGCAGTTTCATATAGTTCAATTACTGAAGCCTGCACACATTTTGTGTTCTTCTGGCACTGTATTGAATAAT
This portion of the Acipenser ruthenus chromosome 31, fAciRut3.2 maternal haplotype, whole genome shotgun sequence genome encodes:
- the LOC131702925 gene encoding RNA exonuclease 4-like; amino-acid sequence: MSEVGCTAPDSTPVEGTKHNNQKTKNKKKKFWRTAEKVAVKKEDEARKGAVLPPKASQQFSANWKALQELLNQKKATTTTAQENGTTALNHNSKKKEKKQQIQSQGKPAKDQIVKDTKVRASKQTKADSVQPRTSAEKSGGETGEQKKGRDKKRTHGQITAERNNLKNKKRKTEEVVEHKPTEADIWFDDVDPDDIEAAVGADAADIARKRMGVKQSKPQELEKSLVKEHGFEGLTKAVAMDCEMVGVGQSGEDSIVARVSIVNHFGKCIYDKYVKPTEKVTDYRTAVSGIRPKDLKKGINVKIVQKEVADIIQGRILVGHAIHNDLKILFLDHPKRKIRDTQKYKPFKAIVKCGRPSLKLLSKNILNVKVQEGEHSSVQDAQATMKLYTSVKKHWEAEIKARHKGNNLAGKEGKGKRPTDH